From Mauremys mutica isolate MM-2020 ecotype Southern chromosome 15, ASM2049712v1, whole genome shotgun sequence, one genomic window encodes:
- the EIF3K gene encoding eukaryotic translation initiation factor 3 subunit K, producing MALFEQMRANVGKLLKGIDRYNPENLATLERYVETQAKENAYDLEANLAVLKLYQFNPAFFQTTVTAQILLKALTNLPHTDFTLCKCMIDQAHQEERPIRQILYLGELLETCHFQAFWQALDENMELLDGITGFEDSVRKFICHVVGITYQHIDRWLLAEVLGDLSDNQLKVWMSKYGWTETESGKIFICNQEESIKPKNIVEKIDFDSVSSIMASSQ from the exons aTGGCGCTGTTCGAGCAGATGCGGGCGAACGTGGGCAAACTGCTCAAGGGCATCGACCG GTACAACCCCGAGAACCTGGCCACACTGGAGCGCTATGTGGAGACGCAGGCCAAGGAGAACGCTTACGACCTGGAGGCCAACCTGGCCGTGCTCAAGCT gTACCAGTTCAATCCTGCTTTCTTCCAAACCACTGTCACGGCTCAGATCCTGCTCAAAGCCCTGACCAACCTGCCGCACACAGACTTCACCCTCTGCAAGTGTATGATCGACCAGGCTCAT CAAGAGGAGAGGCCGATCAGGCAGATCCTCTACCTGGGAGAGCTACTGGAGACCTGCCACTTCCAGGCCTTCTGG caagccCTGGATGAGAACATGGAGCTTCTGGATGGGATCACGGGGTTTGAAGACTCCGTTAGGAAGT TCATCTGCCACGTGGTGGGGATCACGTACCAGCACATCGACCGGTGGCTGCTTGCTGAGGTGCTGGGTGACCTCTCAG ACAACCAGCTGAAGGTCTGGATGAGCAAATACGGCTGGACAGAAACGGAGTCGGGCAAGATCTTCATCTGCAACCAGGAGGAGAGCATCAAACCCAAGAACATAGTGGAGAAGATCGACTTTGACA GTGTCTCCAGCATCATGGCTTCCTCCCAGTGA